The Planococcus donghaensis genome contains a region encoding:
- a CDS encoding TetR/AcrR family transcriptional regulator: MEKRNKPKYKQIIDAAVIVIAENGYHQSQVSKIAKQAGVADGTIYLYFENKEDILISVFQEKMGVFVDKLEQIIARDLNASTKLGLMIESHFDLLASDIHLAIVTQLELRQSNHELRTKINNVLREYLKLMDKILVQGMNNGELDKNMDIRLARQMVFGTMDETITTWVMNEHKYDLVDLAPKVQRLLLKGMQA; encoded by the coding sequence ATGGAGAAAAGAAATAAGCCGAAATATAAGCAAATTATAGATGCGGCAGTTATTGTCATTGCTGAAAATGGCTATCATCAATCGCAAGTTTCGAAAATAGCTAAACAAGCAGGAGTTGCCGACGGAACAATTTATTTGTATTTTGAAAACAAGGAAGACATTTTAATTTCTGTATTTCAAGAAAAGATGGGCGTTTTCGTCGATAAGCTCGAGCAAATTATCGCACGTGATTTGAATGCTTCAACTAAGTTAGGTTTAATGATCGAAAGTCATTTTGATCTGTTGGCAAGTGATATTCACTTAGCAATTGTTACACAATTAGAGTTGCGCCAGTCAAATCATGAGTTACGTACAAAGATTAACAACGTATTGCGAGAGTACTTAAAGCTAATGGATAAAATTTTGGTTCAAGGTATGAATAACGGAGAACTTGATAAAAATATGGATATTCGTTTAGCTAGACAGATGGTTTTTGGTACAATGGATGAGACCATAACTACTTGGGTCATGAATGAACATAAATACGATTTAGTTGACCTCGCACCAAAAGTTCAACGTTTGTTGCTGAAGGGCATGCAAGCTTAA
- a CDS encoding electron transfer flavoprotein subunit beta/FixA family protein produces the protein MNIYVLVKRTFDTEEKIVVSGGKIQEDGAEFIINPYDEYAIEEAITVRDAHGGEVTVITIGNDEAEKQLRTALAMGADKAVLINTEDDVEEMDQFTSAYILAEYLKDKEADLILAGNVAIDGGSGQVGPRVADLLGINYVTTITSLSIDGEKVSIVRDIEGDSEELETSLPLLVTAQQGLNEPRYPSLPGIMKAKKKPLEELELDDLDIEEDDVEAKTETIEIYLPPKKAAGRILEGDLSNQVTELVGLLRNEAKVI, from the coding sequence ATGAACATTTATGTATTAGTAAAACGTACGTTTGACACAGAAGAAAAAATCGTTGTTTCAGGTGGAAAAATCCAGGAAGACGGTGCGGAATTCATCATTAATCCTTACGATGAGTACGCAATTGAAGAAGCAATCACTGTCCGCGATGCACACGGCGGCGAAGTAACAGTAATCACAATCGGTAACGATGAAGCAGAGAAACAGCTTCGCACAGCACTAGCAATGGGTGCTGACAAAGCCGTATTAATCAATACTGAAGACGATGTTGAAGAAATGGATCAATTTACTTCTGCATACATACTGGCTGAGTATTTAAAAGACAAAGAAGCAGATTTGATTTTAGCAGGAAACGTAGCAATCGATGGTGGATCTGGTCAAGTTGGACCACGTGTTGCTGATTTACTTGGCATCAACTATGTGACGACAATTACTAGCTTAAGCATTGACGGCGAAAAAGTATCAATCGTTCGTGACATCGAAGGCGATTCAGAAGAATTAGAAACTTCATTGCCACTTTTAGTAACAGCTCAACAAGGCTTAAATGAACCACGTTACCCATCACTTCCAGGAATCATGAAAGCGAAGAAAAAACCGCTTGAAGAATTGGAATTGGATGATTTAGATATCGAAGAAGACGATGTAGAAGCGAAAACAGAAACAATCGAAATCTATCTGCCACCGAAAAAAGCGGCTGGCCGTATTCTTGAAGGCGATCTTTCTAACCAAGTAACTGAACTAGTTGGCTTGCTACGTAACGAAGCGAAAGTTATTTAA
- a CDS encoding enoyl-CoA hydratase — MEFISWKKEDGVAVATINRPPANALSRSLILEVDELLNQVENDDEVRVVVLHGEGRFFSAGADIKEFTQVSSGEEFSKLSASGQEVFERVETFHKPVIAAIHGAALGGGLELAMSCHMRFVTDNAKLGLPELQLGLIPGFAGTQRLPRYVGAAKAAEMLLTSDPISGTEAAHYGLANRAYAEEDLLSETLTIARKIAKKSPVSVKAAIQMLQYTKPASYYEGVDAEAQSFGTVFVSEDAKEGIQAFLEKREAQFKGK; from the coding sequence ATGGAATTTATTAGCTGGAAAAAAGAAGATGGTGTAGCGGTGGCAACAATTAATCGTCCACCGGCAAATGCGCTATCGCGTTCACTTATTTTGGAAGTTGATGAATTATTGAACCAAGTAGAGAACGATGATGAAGTCCGCGTTGTTGTCTTGCACGGAGAAGGACGATTCTTTTCTGCAGGAGCAGACATCAAGGAATTTACACAAGTATCTTCAGGAGAAGAATTTTCGAAATTATCAGCGAGTGGTCAGGAAGTTTTTGAGCGAGTTGAAACTTTCCATAAGCCCGTCATAGCGGCAATTCATGGAGCCGCTTTAGGCGGTGGATTGGAATTAGCGATGAGTTGTCACATGCGATTTGTCACTGATAATGCTAAACTAGGATTACCGGAGCTTCAACTAGGGTTGATTCCCGGGTTTGCTGGAACACAGCGCTTGCCAAGATATGTAGGGGCAGCAAAAGCAGCTGAGATGTTGTTGACGAGTGATCCAATCTCAGGAACAGAAGCCGCGCACTATGGCTTGGCTAACCGTGCTTACGCAGAAGAAGACTTGCTTTCGGAAACGCTTACAATCGCGCGTAAAATTGCGAAGAAAAGTCCTGTTTCAGTGAAAGCGGCAATTCAAATGTTGCAGTACACAAAACCTGCATCTTATTATGAGGGTGTAGATGCAGAAGCGCAGTCTTTTGGAACAGTATTTGTTTCAGAAGATGCAAAAGAAGGAATCCAGGCGTTTCTGGAAAAACGTGAAGCACAATTTAAAGGGAAATAA
- a CDS encoding electron transfer flavoprotein subunit alpha/FixB family protein, with protein sequence MAKKVLVLGETREGALRNVSFEAIAAAKKISGGGEVVGVLIGDAVEEFGAELIAYGADRVVTVEHPHLKSYTSDGYGQAFMAVVEQEKPEGLVFGHTAVGKDLAPKIASKLQAGLISDVTDIEGEGDDAVFIRPIFSGKAFEKVKLKDGIDFITVRANNIAPLERQERSGDVSSLSVDITNLRTIIKNVVRKSTEGVDLSEAKVIVAGGRGVKSTEGFEPLQELANLLGGAVGASRGACDADYCDYSLQIGQTGKVVTPDLYIAAGISGAIQHMAGMSNSKVIVAINKDPEANIFKVADYGIVGDLFDVIPMLTEEFKKVM encoded by the coding sequence ATGGCGAAGAAAGTATTAGTTTTAGGCGAAACGCGCGAAGGCGCTTTACGTAATGTTTCATTTGAAGCAATTGCGGCTGCTAAGAAAATTTCTGGCGGCGGTGAAGTTGTAGGTGTTTTAATCGGCGATGCTGTTGAAGAATTCGGTGCAGAGTTAATTGCATATGGTGCTGATCGCGTGGTTACGGTTGAACATCCACATTTGAAATCATATACATCTGATGGGTATGGTCAAGCATTTATGGCAGTTGTTGAACAAGAAAAACCAGAAGGACTTGTTTTTGGTCATACAGCTGTTGGTAAAGACTTGGCACCAAAAATTGCTTCTAAGTTACAAGCTGGATTAATTTCGGACGTAACGGACATTGAAGGCGAAGGCGACGATGCTGTATTTATTCGCCCAATCTTCTCTGGTAAAGCATTTGAAAAAGTAAAACTTAAAGACGGTATTGACTTTATCACAGTACGTGCGAACAACATCGCACCACTTGAAAGACAAGAGCGTTCAGGGGATGTAAGTTCTCTTTCTGTTGATATCACAAACTTGCGCACAATTATTAAGAACGTTGTCCGCAAATCAACTGAAGGTGTCGATCTTTCGGAAGCGAAAGTTATTGTAGCTGGAGGGCGTGGTGTCAAGAGTACGGAAGGATTTGAACCTTTACAAGAGTTAGCCAATCTTCTTGGTGGTGCTGTTGGTGCATCTCGTGGAGCTTGTGATGCGGATTATTGCGATTACTCACTTCAAATTGGGCAAACAGGCAAAGTCGTAACGCCTGATTTGTATATTGCAGCTGGTATTTCAGGAGCAATTCAGCATATGGCAGGTATGTCCAACTCGAAAGTTATTGTAGCCATCAACAAAGACCCGGAAGCAAACATCTTTAAAGTAGCAGACTACGGAATCGTTGGTGACTTGTTCGACGTTATCCCGATGCTGACAGAAGAGTTTAAAAAAGTAATGTAA